From the Maioricimonas rarisocia genome, one window contains:
- a CDS encoding OsmC family protein, producing the protein MDSQQLRDLQAPLKQKYREQPEAARATLSAKGELDLENVSCRLQGRGETVAAGLHPLAGGDEKWACSGEMLLEALAACAGVTLCAVVTAMDLPVTAGTVVASGDIDFTGTLGVDRTAPVGLTDVRVHFELETTADDAQLAKLAQLTERYCVVAQTISAGGAIGVAVTKT; encoded by the coding sequence ATGGACTCACAGCAACTCCGCGATCTGCAGGCACCGCTGAAGCAGAAGTATCGCGAACAACCGGAAGCGGCACGAGCCACCCTTTCGGCAAAGGGCGAACTGGATCTCGAAAATGTCTCCTGCCGCCTGCAGGGGCGGGGCGAGACCGTGGCAGCCGGTCTGCATCCACTGGCCGGCGGTGACGAGAAATGGGCCTGCTCGGGCGAGATGCTGCTGGAAGCACTGGCCGCCTGTGCGGGAGTCACACTCTGTGCCGTCGTGACGGCGATGGATCTTCCCGTGACCGCCGGGACAGTCGTTGCCTCGGGAGACATCGACTTCACCGGGACGCTGGGAGTGGACCGGACCGCGCCGGTGGGTTTGACCGACGTGCGGGTGCATTTCGAACTCGAAACGACGGCTGACGATGCTCAGCTGGCCAAACTCGCCCAGCTCACCGAGCGGTACTGCGTCGTGGCTCAGACGATTTCCGCCGGCGGAGCGATTGGAGTTGCGGTGACGAAGACGTGA
- a CDS encoding class II fumarate hydratase, with amino-acid sequence MSEFRTERDSMGEVQVPARAYYSAQTQRAVENFPISGWPLHADLIHAMGLVKLACATANHQLGKLTGSGKNPLTESQVEALLEAAREVAEGKLDDQFPIDVFQTGSGTSSNMNCNEVISNRAIEITGEDRFTAAKPIHPNDHVNMGQSTNDTFPTAIHVAVGRSISENLIPALRRFAVVLARKGQEWDRIIKIGRTHLADATPLRLGQEFGGFARQIELSVGRAEQAIKAILELPVGGTAVGSGINTHPEFGHRVAQVLAGETGIPFVEAENHFEANAQRDGLVECHGQLRAVASTLFNVANNIRWLGSGPRCGFYEVKIPDLQPGSSIMPGKVNPVMCESMLQVAARVMGNDGCLAMSGAAGGNFQLNIMMPVMGQTTLESVMLLANVTNAFVDRCAEGLEANEEACNAAVEQSLSMVTSLNPHIGYEKAAQLAKEAFKTGKTIRELCTEQNVLPPDVLEEALDPFSMTEPQA; translated from the coding sequence ATGAGCGAGTTTCGCACCGAACGGGATTCGATGGGTGAGGTTCAGGTTCCCGCCCGGGCCTACTACAGCGCCCAGACGCAGCGCGCGGTCGAGAACTTTCCGATCTCCGGCTGGCCCCTTCACGCCGATCTGATCCACGCCATGGGACTGGTCAAGCTCGCCTGTGCGACCGCCAACCATCAGCTCGGCAAGCTGACCGGCTCGGGCAAGAACCCGCTGACCGAATCGCAGGTCGAGGCTCTGCTGGAGGCTGCCCGCGAAGTGGCCGAAGGCAAGCTGGACGACCAGTTTCCCATCGATGTCTTTCAGACCGGGTCCGGCACCTCGAGCAACATGAACTGCAACGAGGTGATCTCCAACCGGGCGATCGAGATCACCGGCGAGGACCGCTTCACCGCAGCCAAGCCGATCCACCCCAACGACCACGTCAACATGGGGCAGAGCACCAACGACACCTTCCCCACGGCAATTCATGTCGCTGTCGGCCGCAGCATCAGCGAGAACCTCATCCCGGCACTGCGCCGTTTCGCTGTCGTGCTGGCCCGCAAAGGGCAGGAGTGGGACCGCATCATCAAGATCGGCCGCACGCACCTGGCCGACGCCACGCCGCTGCGGCTGGGACAGGAATTCGGCGGCTTCGCCCGCCAGATCGAGCTTTCCGTCGGTCGTGCGGAGCAGGCCATCAAGGCGATCCTCGAACTTCCGGTTGGCGGAACGGCCGTCGGCTCGGGCATCAACACGCATCCCGAGTTCGGTCATCGAGTGGCCCAGGTGCTGGCGGGCGAGACCGGCATTCCATTCGTCGAAGCCGAGAATCATTTCGAAGCGAATGCTCAGCGGGATGGTCTGGTCGAATGCCACGGCCAGTTGCGGGCGGTCGCTTCGACGCTGTTCAACGTCGCGAACAACATCCGCTGGCTCGGATCCGGTCCCCGTTGTGGCTTCTACGAAGTGAAGATTCCGGACCTGCAGCCGGGCAGTTCGATCATGCCCGGCAAGGTGAACCCGGTGATGTGCGAGAGCATGCTGCAGGTCGCCGCCCGCGTGATGGGAAATGACGGCTGCCTGGCGATGAGCGGTGCGGCCGGTGGCAACTTCCAGCTGAATATCATGATGCCGGTCATGGGGCAGACAACGCTCGAGAGCGTGATGCTCCTGGCCAACGTCACCAACGCGTTCGTCGATCGTTGTGCCGAGGGGCTCGAAGCGAACGAGGAAGCCTGCAACGCCGCCGTCGAGCAGAGTCTCTCGATGGTCACCAGCCTCAACCCGCACATCGGGTACGAGAAGGCGGCCCAGCTGGCGAAGGAAGCCTTCAAGACCGGCAAGACGATCCGGGAACTCTGCACCGAGCAGAACGTGTTGCCGCCGGACGTTCTCGAAGAAGCGCTCGATCCGTTCAGCATGACCGAGCCTCAGGCCTGA
- a CDS encoding FHA domain-containing protein, with protein MFGLLIPCGGGKPIVLRRGHILVGRRLEYAPEDGNLPAASGLHCELVYDEQGWTVRTFHGPRGIRVRVNGARVETRRLESGDILFLAGRRYRIEFSRVDQFLPDSDLSLPEARGDADPAAFDVPRGLLIPQGEGRRFPLVKPTIVVGSARDSDLVLPGLTVAPHHCRLDFEDGWWRVTDTSRGLGMRVDHIPVQEHWLYPGDVLTIAMFRYELHYPVGASLTAGVAH; from the coding sequence ATGTTCGGCCTTCTGATACCGTGTGGGGGCGGCAAACCGATCGTCCTGCGAAGGGGCCATATCCTTGTTGGACGACGGCTGGAGTACGCCCCCGAAGACGGGAATCTTCCCGCTGCATCCGGACTCCACTGCGAGCTTGTTTACGACGAGCAGGGCTGGACTGTCCGTACGTTCCACGGTCCGCGCGGCATTCGTGTCCGGGTGAACGGGGCGCGTGTCGAAACGCGGCGGCTGGAGTCGGGCGATATTCTGTTTCTGGCCGGCCGCCGGTATCGCATCGAGTTCTCGCGGGTCGACCAGTTTCTGCCGGATTCGGATTTGTCACTGCCTGAGGCCCGTGGCGACGCGGACCCGGCTGCGTTCGACGTCCCCCGGGGCCTGCTGATCCCGCAGGGGGAGGGCCGTCGCTTCCCGCTCGTGAAGCCGACGATTGTCGTGGGGAGTGCGCGGGACAGCGATCTGGTACTGCCCGGGCTGACGGTGGCTCCGCACCACTGCCGTCTGGATTTCGAGGATGGCTGGTGGCGCGTCACCGACACGAGTCGCGGCCTCGGGATGCGGGTCGACCACATACCCGTTCAGGAGCACTGGCTCTATCCCGGCGACGTGCTGACGATTGCCATGTTTCGGTACGAACTGCATTATCCGGTCGGAGCGTCCCTGACAGCGGGCGTTGCCCATTGA